The genomic region aatcaacatactcataaaatatgtcatatacaataatcaactagtaattcgtaattacttgtgccaaaacggtttatcaaattataaattacaacgtcttgtatttgtaataaattattcattcaatttcaatttcaattgtttcgtaaacaataattttatctaagtaataaaataattcgattacttagaccgtatctcatttaatcaaattacaataaaacacgttaactttactcacaaaatcacccgtcaattttaagcaatttaattaactcgtatcgacacacgattaattaaaaaaatcaattaagagcgtcaccctttaggtatgacctaaggggatcaactgatcactaccgtcacacgacagtaatgtcaaacactagtcagccaatcattaccgatatgtgtggaccagttgactgtaaaaaattacatcccacatgtattcttaaaatgagatttaaacatgtgatcatcatgatcgacagttgtgatcgcattattgtcggaggacatttATTCCAAcagtgggtagtgtttgaatgtagaagaaatgaaaatgaatgagggaaggggttttaaaagacccgttaattttgaaaacagcagcagggacgagcggattagggtctgggacgctcggattctgcacgATTTGCTTCAGGAATTGACGCTACAGGACGAGTGTCTTTcatcaaagacgagcggattccttaatgtgagacgagcggattccttaaaagacgctcggattctgttacagggtgTTTCTTTAAAATCCAACAGCATAAAGACAAGCGTCTTTTTTGCAAGACGAGCGTCCAGaatcagacgagcggattcttcactgggacgctcggattctgtgacatACCATTTTCTTGAATTCCACAGCTCAGCCAGACGAGCGTCTGGTGacgtaggacgctcggattcttctagacgagcggattcccttatgagacgctcggattcctccctgtccacacggattcaggtccatccgtgggtactgcataacccgtatcattcttcaattcttgtgttcttcattgtgggggcactacaaaggcatgaatagcctaggcaattgctatccccacattAAGTCAAAGCACTAcccatcaataaaatcataagtccctctcTCACTTCTAATGATGAATATTTTTAttaaggcacaaaaatataaatccaaaaatgacaagaatgcaatataaaaattgaaatgcaagttagggagttagaatatttacaaatggtggtttagggaggactccaccaaaatctcatccaatgtgagatgtcaagggggcatgttcaaggtgttgttgatgttactcaacaccttgaagaagtagtcgaaagcttgttcattgtcatgataaagatcctcaataggtCTTTGTACTTGTTGTTCCccgtgatggtcttggttcatagcattaccaatgtagggattgaatatcccttcgaactcatcatcccaaagaccgcaaacttcgtctacttgatcttTTAagatttcttgagttgatagagacaactctccttctttcttgtcttggtcaatgaggccatcttcttcacttgtcatgggtcaGCTCTTCAAGCACTCTTTGTtgttattctcttcctcttttGATGGAGCTTCGTCAACTTtttttttccattggaattccgacttcttcctatcatccttccagctatagtgatcaaccataaagcatggttcatgcaaacggggagctctcatggtcttgtcaagattgaaggTTATGctctcgtctcccacttctagagtaagctctatgtgcttcacatctatcaccgcacccgcggtgggcaagaaaggtctaccgagaatgatcggaatattggagtcttcttccatgtcaacgatgacaaagtccaccgggatgaaaaatttcctaactctcacgggaacatcttcccatatccctaacggtgtcttcgtcgatctatcggccatttggagtgtgatgttggtacatttaagctctcccatccctagccttttactaaccgaatacggcataacactcacgcttgctcctagatcacacaaagccttgttgatcgtggtgtcgccaatggtacatggttTTGAGAAGCTTCCTgggtctttaagtttcggaggtgaactcccttgaaggattgcactactcaccttagtgaaggcgatagtttcaagcttccggatcgacttctttttcgtaaggatgtccttcatgtactttgtaTAGGCCggcacatgattgattaattccgtgaaaggaatcgagacttccaaattcttcataatttccataaatttcccaagttggtcatcaaacttaggcttagcttgacgacatgggaatggaagtctaatcatgatgggctctttctccttggccttttcttgacttttctttgaaacttcttcttttgttggttctccttccttggagttttgcacaacttcttctatgtcactagcttccacaacttcattctcaacttgcttcttcggtccCTCATATCTCATactactcctcaagtgaatggcactaaccgtttcatgtcttaggggattaccttgaggtggtaattgccccttttgcctgtgagagtttgaagatgctagttgggtcaattgcgtttccaacatttttgtgtgggctaggatgttgttgatggtgacgtcctttgcttgactatctttttgcatttgagtgaaaaattcttgttgattcttttgcatttggaggaccgctttttgaacatcaaaaccttggtcattttgttgattgtatggagtttgattttggtaaccttggttttggttgtaaaagggtctttgattttggtttctcatgggaggtggggtgtatgtttgttgaagattttgaacattttggcttttgtatgagagatttgggtggaatttagtgttttcattgtaatagttggagtaaggggtaccactcttgtatgcttgaaaagcattcacttgctcattagttcctctacattcactttggtcatgtcccaaagttccacaattctcacatatcccacttgggattgatgaagatgctaccatggcattaacatgatgctttggtgattttgaggcttcttcaagtttatcCATGGCCTTTTCAAATTTcaagttaatggtatcaatatgagcactaagttgagcacccaattgagtaatggagtccacttcatgctttcctcctctagtagccttgcgaggtctactatattgtgagttatggaccgccatttcctcaattttgttccaagtttgattatcgtcaacttcggtgaacataccatttgatcccatgttgagaattttccttgagtcttcataaagaccgttccaaaattattgtaccaagaaccactcactaagtccatgatgaggacatgagcgacaaattcctttgaaacgctcccaagcttcatacaaagattcttcatccctttgcttaaaacccgtaatttgagctcttagcatgttagtcttttccggagggtagaattttttgtagaaagctagagccaacttcttccaagagtcaattccaagagtagccttatcaaggatcttcaaccattgttttgcggtgccgattagagaaaaaggaaataagacccatcgaatttggtcttgagttacaccggtttgtgaaatcgcatcacaatagtcacaaaaagtctccatgtgagagtgagggtcttcactaggcatccccccaaattggcttcttttgacaaattggataaatgcggatttggcaatgaaatttccggtcaaGTGTTGTgatgtgggagtaccattgggtaggttctcctcggttggtacggaatgtgatgagaatttaggcatattgagttgattttgtgttgggttctcctcaccttttcttacaaaagggttgatgaactcaatagtgtttggttgaatatctaaaacctcaccaatacctctcaaagtacctctagcaagtcttctattgtttgtcaaagtcctttcaatttcatgatcaatgggtaacaagttaccttgtgatcttctagacatgcaaaatatcaaacaacttgaaaataattagaacaaaccttgaggagttttacttccccaaggcaaagaaagacacaactaataacaatctagtaaaatcaaatcaagttaacaccgtccccggcaacggcgccatttttagtCGGTttctctgtaatactccgtattttaataataatttataagaataatttatgtaatttaatgagtgattaaatgacatttctaataataattacaagtaagacgataattaattaataaattaataatctaagtcgggaattgggttaaGCTTACAAGTGGatcttgggccgtgtgccattggtaattggaccgaaatttattaaattggtgtaagtataatcgggatttatatcgggaattaataataatataatatggaaaagtaataataattatatcaataataataataataagttatggcaaataataaattagtaaatattgtatgagggaatcctacttatggtaagatttatatatgtaatgataataataataatataatggtaattataataatgacaattcctatactaattagaataaggtaagttacatagtttcctaattgacctcgtattctctaaatcttacactataaataccaccttaaatctgagaaataattcataaattaagagaagaagctttaggagacggaagaataaagaattaacataaatcaattaatcaactcgaggtaattattcatcttaaatcggtttatattcttttcaggcaagcatctttagatcgatagtatgacttctatagaccaccataggactcgggaattGGACCTATAGCGACATAGGACTGCAAAGTTTCTGACCTGACCATTGTTGACCATCATTGACCGTGGTAGGGGGGTGTTTAGGGCGACTAAAAGTGGCTGGTCATGGGGTTATGCGGGTTTGGTTGTGGGggattggaatgggtaattgaacccttaaTTGACCTCGTCTTGACCTGGGTAAGGTGGGTTTGTGTCGGGGGTAGTTAGTCGACCATGTTGGTGGTGTTGGCGTGGCGGCAGGTGGTGGTTTTTGCTGGTGGTGGTCGGGAAAACGCGAAACAGCGGAAAACAGGGAGAATTGTCATGACAGTTTTAGGGAGGCTGTTGTGACTGGTGTGGTTGCAATTAGGGGAAGTGGATGGCACCTATAGAACCAACGTGTGTCATAGGTGATAGTGGTAGTGGTCGTGGGTGGTATGGGGCAGCGTAGTGGATGTGGTAAGGCGAGTTGCGAGGTGGTGTAGGGTGTTGTTGTGTCTTTATATTAAGTGAGTGGATGGTTAGGGCGAGATCGTGTGGCCGTGTGTGGTGGTTGGGGCTGGTGTTTGGGGTGTGTCTGGGTTAGCGGCAGTGGGTAGTCACGGTGGGGTCTGGTGGTAAGCTTGGTGGTTGTCGGGAATGGGAGTTTATGACGGGTTTTTATGGGTGGTTCATGTGTTAATTACATGGGTGTTGGTCACGGTTTCTAAACCGTGTATTGGGTGCGTGtttgttttgtgacgggttttaattgtttatttagttcgggtgagtcgggttcgtaaTTGATTCGGgttttagttatcataaacctttaataaatataataaataattattttgaataagtaaataaaaggaataaataaataattaaattgtgGTAGCTTTGGATACTTTAAAGGTAAAAGAGGGTTGAGGCAAGGGGACCCTATATCCCCTCTTATTTTTACCATCTGCATGGATTACCTAACCAGAATGATTAATTATGCTGTGGCTAGATGGCCTTTCCAATACCATCCTCTATGTAAGGCATCCAAGTTGAATCACctaatgtttgcagatgacctgtTAATGTTCTGTAAGGGCAATGCTTCTTCTATAATGTTGTTACTCAGGGCTTTCTCATCCTTCTCTAGAGCTTCTGGTCTGTCTATGAATAGCTCTAAGTCTGAGTTTTATTACAATGGAGTTGGGCAACAGCTTAAAGATGATATACAACAGGCTACAAGGTTTGTGGAGGGTGTTATGCCTTTTAGATATCTTGGAGTCCCTATCAAAGCAGGCAGATTGACTAAGACTGAATGTAATACTATAGCTGAGAAGATGGTGAGCAGAATTAGGAGCCTTGGGGCAAGAAAACTTTCCTATGCAGGTAGAGTAGTACTAATCAACTCAGTTCTTAATACACTCTATTCATATTGGGCAAGCATCTTTCTTCTGCCAAAAAGCATTATCAAGAGAATTGAAGGCATTTGTAGAAATTATCAATGGGATGGCAATGCTGAGTATCACAGAGTCCCACTTATTGCTTGGGATAAAGTTACATTACCTAAAGAAGAGGGGGGACTGGGAATTAAGAAAGCACAGATATGGAATTATGCAACAGTGGCCAAGTTGGTGGACTGGATATATGGGAAGGCTGATAGGCTTTGGATTAGGTGGGTCAATCATGTGTACTTAAAAGGAAGGGATTGGCATGAGTACGTCCCTCCTGCTGATGCTGCTTGGTCTTGGAAGAACATATGCAAAGTCAAGGAAATGATGAAAAATGGGTACTCTGATGGACAGTGGACTGCTGATACTAAAGGGTATTCCATAAGAAGTGGATATGAATGGCTTAGGATACAACAGCCTAAGCAAGATTGGGTGCCCCTGGTTTGGAACAAATGGAACATTCCCAAACATACCATTATTGCTTGGATCATCATGAACAATGGTTTGAATGTGAAGGAAAAACTATGCAAAATTGGCTACTGTACAGATGATCGTTGCTTAATCTGTGGCAGTGATGCTGAAACACAGGAACACCTGTTCTTTAATTGCAGATATAGTCAGCAGATAATGCACCAGATGGAGAACTGGTGTGGGTTCCCACTGCAGACTAACAGGAGTATGGGTATACTGTCTACCAAAGGATGCCTGAAGCAGAAAGTTCAATTCCTGGTGATGACTGCATGCTATTATCAGGTTTGGACACAAAGGAATAGTGCCAGAATGAAGCAAGTATTGATTAAACCAGAGAAAGTATCTGAGCATATCATTGAGGAAGTCAAGAGTAGAACCAGAAGGAAACTCAAGGAGCCTGTTTCAAATACTGATAAGAAATGGCTGGCCAAATGGGGTATACTATGAGTGTGGTAGCAGTATGAGTAGGCATATAATGTGTGTGCATATCTATCTTTGTTTAGCTATGGCTATTGATAGTCGTTACTTCTGTTACATGAACTCTCTCTTGTAATTAGCCTTTTTGATCTTAATAtattctcacatttcaccaaaaaaaataactaaattgaattgaattatgatattttgattaggtgacggttgtgaagaattataatcagattgctttaattatttggattgcttaagttgcttaattggaatcgcttgccaggtagggataatcctactcaactcgacttttaattatctatgtttggtatggtggattacttacgttaaactgaattgatcgtatgtgaattgtgttggttgatattatagtaattgttggaagggagaattatattgcataTATTGATTGATCATATCGTAATTGTTCGGAGGGTGAATTATAATGATTTATGTTGGCTAATATTAATAGTAttgatgaggtgatttgaattgctatcgttggttggaatgtgattattgtgaaaagctgtgcgacagtcagttgtacgttgttgagggagtttgtacactggggtgatggtaatatgtacgttgtgagggaggggtactattacatattgcggtacgttgttaagggaggggtaccaaagtaatgtgagcacattgttaagggagttgtgctaagtaaaggaaaggagcacgttgtcagggggttgtgcaa from Silene latifolia isolate original U9 population chromosome 3, ASM4854445v1, whole genome shotgun sequence harbors:
- the LOC141649473 gene encoding uncharacterized protein LOC141649473, whose amino-acid sequence is MINYAVARWPFQYHPLCKASKLNHLMFADDLLMFCKGNASSIMLLLRAFSSFSRASGLSMNSSKSEFYYNGVGQQLKDDIQQATRFVEGVMPFRYLGVPIKAGRLTKTECNTIAEKMVSRIRSLGARKLSYAGRVVLINSVLNTLYSYWASIFLLPKSIIKRIEGICRNYQWDGNAEYHRVPLIAWDKVTLPKEEGGLGIKKAQIWNYATVAKLVDWIYGKADRLWIRWVNHVYLKGRDWHEYVPPADAAWSWKNICKVKEMMKNGYSDGQWTADTKGYSIRSGYEWLRIQQPKQDWVPLVWNKWNIPKHTIIAWIIMNNGLNVKEKLCKIGYCTDDRCLICGSDAETQEHLFFNCRYSQQIMHQMENWCGFPLQTNRSMGILSTKGCLKQKVQFLVMTACYYQVWTQRNSARMKQVLIKPEKVSEHIIEEVKSRTRRKLKEPVSNTDKKWLAKWGIL